The sequence below is a genomic window from Actinokineospora baliensis.
ACAACCTGGCCCGCTGCGCGAAGGACCGCACGACCTGGCGCACCCGGACCACGTCCTCGTCGGCGGCGATCGGGATGTCCTCGCGCGCCGCGGTCACCTCGGCGCCCGCTCGCCCAGTTCGGCGAGGATCGCCAGGCCCTTCTCCAGGTCGAGGGCGGTGCGCACCTCACCGAGGGTGAGGCCCAGCTCCACCAGGGTGATGGCCACCGCGGGCCGCATGCCCACGACCACGGTGTGCGCGTCGAACAGCCGCGAGGTCGAGGCGATGGTGGCGAACATCCGGCCGATGAACGAGTCGACGATGTCCACGGCGGAGATGTCGAGGATGACGCCGTGCGCACCGGTCGCGGTGATCTTCTCGGCCAGGTCCTCCTGCAGCGCGAGCACGTCGCGGTCCTGCAGGTCGACCTGGATGGAGGCGAGCAGGACGTCGCCGATCTTGAGGATGGGGATGCGCTCCACCGCGCTCACCGGCTCCGCTGCGCGGCGACCACGTCCACGCCGGAGCGGCGCAGCGCGTGCCGCAGCGCGTCGGCCAGCGAGGCCTTGGTGGTGATGTCGCCGAACTCGATGCCCAGGCCGACGATGGTCTGCGCGATGTGCGGGCGGATGCCGGAGATGGTGCACTCCGCGCCCATCAGCCGCGCGGCCATCACGGTCTTGAGCAGGTGCTGGGCGACCTGGGTGTCGACGGCGAGGACACCGGTGATGTCGATGATGGCGTGCGCGGCGCCGGTGCTGACCAGCGACTCGAGCAGCTTCTCCATCACGACCTGGGTGCGCGCGGAGTCCAGGGTGCCCACCAGCGGCACCGCGAGCACCCCGTCCCACAGCTTGACGACCGGGGTGGTCAGCTCGAGCAGCTGCTCGGCCTGCTCGTCGATGACCTCTTCGCGGGCCTTGGCGTAGGTCTCGAAGGTCCACAGCCCCAGGTCGTCGAGCAGCAGCGAGAACGCGACGACGTCGCGCAGTCCGCCGTCGATCTCCTGGCGGTCGATCAACTCGAACAGGGCCTGCTTGAGCGCGAAGACGCCGATGGCGGTCTCGCTGGGGGTGAACCCGGCCCTGGCGCGGCGGCGGGACATGTCCGACAGCAGTGCCCTGGTCTCGGCGTAAGGGGCGGCCTGCGCGTCGCGGCTGCCGCTCTCCACTCCGGCGAGCACGGCGGTGAACAACTCGCTCAGTTCCCGCTCGAGTTCCGCGGTGCTCAACCGGCCCCGCAGCGGCGCGGCCACCAGCTCGACCCACCGGGCCGACAGCGCGGGTGCACCAGCTCGCAACAGCTCGGCGAGGTTGTCCGGACGGCCCGTCTCGATCGTCATCCTGCCTCCTAGTCGACCCGACCGGCGGAGCTTAGCGCCGGTCGGTAGAGCTTCTTCACGTTCGGGCCGCGCCGGTCTCGGAGGAGCTGCGTGCTTGTCCGGACCCGCCGGGGCCACGAGCGGGCTGTGTGCTCAACCCCGACTCGGATACGGGGAGCAGCCTAACCCGAACGTGTGACGGATCCCGGTACCGGGTAGTCACCCCGCATGGACCTCGACGGGCTGCGCGCCTTCTTGCTCGAACGCCTCACCGAAGACGAGCACCGGGCGGCTTCGGGGCGGGTCACCCAGCTCGACGAGGCCGAGCGGCTGGGCAGGCTGCGCGTGCTGCGCACCGACGACGGCCGCGGCCTGCTGCTGGCCGCTGGGCCCGTGGACACAGGTGAGCTGGTGCCATTCGCCGAGAAGGCGCCTCTTCTACGCGCGGAGATCGTTGTGGCCGATTCGGACACACTGCGCCTCTTGGCCAGCGCCTATGACGCTCACCACGGGTGGCAGGAAGAGTGGCGGGCGAGCCCACCGGCGTAGGTTGGGACGATGACCGACGCTGTCGTGATCGGTAGTGGTCCGAACGGTTTGGTCGCGGCGAACATCCTGGCCGACGCGGGTTGGTCGGTGGTGGTTCTGGAGGCCGCCGCGCAACCGGGTGGGGCCGTGCGGACAGCCGAGCTGGTGGTTCCTGGGTTCAAACACGACCTCTACAGCGCTTTCCACCCCCTAGCGGCTGCCTCTCCCGTGCTGGCGAAGTTGAACCTGGGTTCTTTTGGGTTGCGCTGGCGACATGCACCCGGAGTGCTTGCTCATGTACTGCCGGATGACCGTGCCGTATTGCTGTCGCGTGACGTTGACCGCACTGCGGAGTCAGTGGGTTCCTTCGCCGCTGGCGATGCTGCTGCGTGGCGGGCCGAGTACTCCCGGTATCAAGATGTGCGAGATGACCTCTTGGGGGCACTGCTCACCCCCTTCCCCCCGGTGCGAGCCGGACTGGGGCTGTTGACGACCCTCGGAGTCGGTGAAGCGCTACGAGCCGCGCGGGTCGCGACTATGCCCGTCCGCAGGTATGGCGAAGAGCTCTTCGCGGGTGAGGGCGCACGGGTCTTGTTGGCGGGCAACGCGATGCACACCGACCTCGGCCCCAACCAGGCCGGGAGCGCGGTCTTCGGGTGGCTGCTGGCGATGCTCGGTCAAGACGTCGGTTTCCCGGTGCCGGAAGGTGGAGCCGGTTCGCTCACCGCCGCGCTCGTACGACGCCTGGAGTCGCTCGGCGGAAGGGTGGAGTGCTCGCGGCGCGTGACACAGGTGTTGGTGGTCAAGGGAAAGGCCGTCGGCGTTGTCGCGGGTGGGGATCACATCCGCGCGCACAAGGCCGTCTTGGCCGATGTACCCGCACCCGCCTTGTACCGGGAGCTCCTCGACCCGGGCCTGCTCCCCCCGAGCCTCCGTTCCGACATCGCCAAGTTCGACTGGGACGACGCCACCATCAAGGTGGACTGGGCGCTGTCGAGCCCCATCCCTTGGCGCTCCGCCGAGGCCGCCGCGGCCGGGACCGTCCACTTGGGAGTCGACGCGGACGGCTTGGTCCAGGTCGACGCCGACCTGGGACGGGGTCGAGTGCCCGAGCACCCGTTCTTGCTCCTGGGCCAGATGACGACCGCGGACGCCACCCGCTCCCCCACCGGGACCGAGTCGGCCTGGCTCTACAGCCACGTCCCCCGCGGCGGCGATTGGCCCCGCGAACGCCTCGAGTCGTGGGCCGACGGCGTGGAGGCGATCGTCGCCAAGCACGCCCCGGGCTTCCAGGACCTCGTCCTGGGCCGGGTCGTCTCCGGCCCCGCCGACCTCCAGCGCACCAACCCCAGCGTCGTCGACGGCGCCACCAACTCCGGCACCGCGGGGATCCACCAGCAGCTGGTGTTCCGGCCCACCCCGGGTCTCGCCCGCGCGGACACCGTCGTCGAGCGCCTGTTCCTGGCCAGTGCGTCGGCCCACCCCGGCGGCGGGGTGCACGGCGCGGCCGGGGCGAACGCGGCGCGCGCGGCCCTGGCGAGCCAGTCCTGGTACGGGCCGGTGTACCGGTCGGGTATGCGCGGACTGCACCGGGCGATCCACCACTGAGACTCCCCGCGTCCACACGGGTCACCCGGTCGTGTGGGGTGGCGGGCGTGAGCGGGGTGGGCGGGTCATCATCGGTGACCTGAGTTGCCCACCGAGTGCGAGGAGTAGCCGATGGCCGTGTCCGATGTGGCCGCCGTCGACGTCGGGGCGGGGTTCTCCGACGCATGGCGGATGGTGATCACCTTTGTGCCGAGGCTGGTCGGGTTCGTGCTCGTCCTCGCGATCGGCTACGTGGTGGCGCGGGTCGTCGCCAAAGCCGTGGCGCGGGTGTTGGGGCGGGTCGGGTTCGAGCGGGTCGTGGAGCGCGGGGGCATCCGCCAGGTGCTAGCCCGGTCCCGGTTCGAGGCCTCCGACATCATCGCCAAGCTGGTGTACTACGCGATCCTGCTGGTGACGCTGCAGATCGCGTTCGCGGTGTGGGGGGCCAACCCGGTCTCGGCGCTGCTGAGCGACATCGTGGCGTGGCTGCCCAAGGCCGCGGTGGCGATGCTCATCGTGGTGGTCGCGGCGGCGATCGCGCGCGGTGCGCGGGACTTCATCACCGCGGTGCTCGGCGGGCTGTCCTACGGCCGCACCCTGGCCAACATCGCCTCGGTCTTCATCGTCGCGCTGGGGATCATCGCCGCGCTGAACCAGATCGGGGTGGCGACCACGGTCACCATGCCGGTGCTGATCACGGTGCTGGCGACAGCGGGCGGCATCGCGATCGTCGGCGTCGGCGGTGGACTGGTCCGGCCGATGCAGCGGCGCTGGGAGGGCTGGCTGGACCGGGCCGAGCACGAGATCCCGAAGATGCGCGAGCACATGGAGGCCCACCCGGTCACCAAGGAGCCCGCACACGCCGGTGCCCCGGCCCAGGCATGGGAGAACATGGACCCGCGCCAGTTCCCGCCGATGCCACCGCCCGCAGGCCCCTACGGCGGACCGATGACGGGCACCGGCCAGATGCCCATGCCCCCGCAGCAGGGCTACCACCCCTACGGCCAGATCCCGCCGTACGGGCAGGCACCACCGAATCGCTGAGACTGCAACGCCACGAGGGCGCCATCCACAGATGGCGCCCTCGTGGCGTTTCTACAGACTCTTAGACGCGGAAGCGGGTCACCGCGCTGTTGAGCTCGCCCGCCATGGTGGCCAGGGAGTCGGCGGTCTCGCGGGACGCGCCGACCGTGTCGCTGGTCGAGGACGCGGCGTCGGCGACGTCGGTGACGGTCCTGGCGATGGCGTCGGCGCCCGCGGCGGCCTCGGAGACGCTGCGGCTCATCTCGCTGGTGGTCGCGGTCTGCTCCTCCACCGCCGAGGCGATGGTGTTCTGGTAGTCGCTGATGCGGTGGATGATCTGCGAGATCCGCTCGATCGCCCCGACCGCCGAGGACGTCTCGCCCTGGATGGTCTGCACCCGGGTCGCGATGTTCTCGGTGGCCTTGGCCGTCTCCTGCGCGAGGTCCTTGACCTCGCTGGCGACCACGGCGAAGCCCTTGCCCGCGTCACCGGCGCGGGCGGCCTCGATGGTGGCGTTGAGCGCCAGCAGGTTGGTCTGCTCGGCGATCGAGGTGATCACCTTGACGATGTTGCCGATCTCGGTGGACGACTCGCCCAGCTTGCCGACGATCTCGGTGGTCTCCTGCGCCGAGGCGACCGCGTCCGAGGCGACCCGGGCCGCGTCGGAGGCGTTGGAGGCGATCTCGCGGATCGAGGCGCCCATCTCCTCCGAGGCGGTGGCCAGGGTCTGCACGTGCAGCGACACGTCCTGGGCGGCCTGGCGGACCGCACCGGCGCGGTCGGCGGTCTGCGCGGCACCGTGGGCGAGGATGTCGCTGGCGGCGGCCATGTCGCGCGAGGACCCGGTCAGCGCGGCGGCGTTGGAGTTGATGGTGCGCACGGTGTCGAGCATGCTGTCGGTCGCCCGGTTGAGCGCGGAGGCCATCTGGCCGACCTCGTCGGTGCTGGACACGTCGGCGCGGCGGGTGAGGTCGCCGTCGGCGACGGCCTCCAGCACCGAGGTGACCCGGCGCAGCGGGCGGGTGACGGCGGCGGCGACCCGCCAGGCCAGCAGCAGCCCGAGCAGGAGGCCGAGGCCCGCGCCGCCGAGGATGAGCGCGTTGGTGCGGCTACCGGTGTCGGCGACGTCGGTGGCGGCGTTGGCGGCGGCGGTCGCCTGCGCGGTGGTGAGGGTCTCGAACTGCTTGTCGAGGGTGGTGGTCAGCTCGTCGGCCTTGTTGTAGCCGTCCCAGAAGGCGTCGAGGTTGTTGGTGTCGGCGGCGGGGAGGATCTCCTTGTCGCGGACGTCCAGGTACGACTTCCAGGTGTTCTGCAGGGCGGTGAGGGTGGCCGGGTCGGCGGTCTCGCCCGCGTAGGTCTTGAAGGAGGCCGCGATCTGCGCGTCGAGCTCCTGCATCGAGGCCTTGTTCTTCGGGCGCCACTCGGCGTCGGACATGTAGTAGTTGAGCATGAAGTTGCGGTCGGTGAGGATGTCGGCCCGGATCTTGGCCAGGGTCTGCGTGGCGTGCACACCGCGGTCGTAGACCGTGCGCGCGCCGTCGGTCAGCTGACCCGACCCGTTCAAGCTCAACACCACGACGGCGCCGAAGGCCACCAGGACCACCGCCACCGCACTGAAGATCTTCGCGGCCACCGGGAGGTTGTTGAACCGTCCTAGCCCACCGCTACGCCCTGCCGCCATCAGCCGACCCTCCGTTGGTTGTTTCCCGGCGGGTAATCGGCCGCGGCGGCGCGGACCTGAGCGGCGCGCTCGGCGGTAGCGGACCCGGTGCGACTCGGTTGCGGGGCTGGACCCGGCTAGGGCAGCTCTGCCACGGTGTCGAGGATCTGCTGCCCGTACCGGCCGAGTTTGCTCTCACCGATACCGCTGATGCCCGCCAGGTCCGAGAGTTGCCGCGGGCGCACCGCCGCGATCTGGCGCAGCGTCGCGTCGTGGAAGATGACGTAGGCGGGGACGCCCTGCTCCTTGGCCGAGGCCGCCCGCCACGCGCGCAACGCCTCGAACACCGGCGCCGCCTCCGCCGACATCTCCACCGCGGGCGCCTTGGCCGCGCGGGAGCCACCGGCGGCGCGGGCGACCTTCTCCGGCTCGCGCCGCATCATCACCTTGCGGCCCTGGAACAGCACCTCGTCGCTGCCGCCGGTCAACGACAGCGTGCCGTACTCGCCGCCGACGTCGAGCAGTCCCTGGGCCAGCAACTGCCGGACGACACCGCGCCAGGCGCCTTCGCCGAGCTCGGTCCCCTTGCCGTACACCGACAACTGGTCGTGCCGGTGCTGGGTGATCTTCTCGGTCTGCTTGCCGAGCAGGATGTCGACCACCTGACCGGCGCCGAAGCGCTGGTTGCGCTCCTTGTCCAACCGGTACACCGCCGACAGCAGCTTCTGCGCGGCGACGGTGCCGTCCCAGGACTCCGGCGGGGCGAGGCAGGTGTCGCAGTTCTTGCACGGTTCGCCGGTCTGGCCGAAGTAGTTGAGCAGCTGCACCCGCCTGCACTCGACCGTCTCGCACAGCGCGAGCATCGCGTCGAGGTGCAGGTTGAGCTTGCGGCGGTGCGCGGCGTCGCCCTCGGAGTTGTCGATCAGCTTGCGCTGGGAGATCACGTCGGTGAGGCCGTAGGCCAGCCAGGCGGTCGAGGGCAGCCCGTCGCGGCCCGCGCGGCCGGTCTCCTGGTAGTAGCCCTCGACGGACTTGGGCAGGTCGAGGTGGGCGACGAAGCGCACGTCCGGTTTGTCGATGCCCATGCCGAAGGCGATGGTGGCCACGACGATCAGCCCGTCCTCGCGCAGGAACCGGGACTGGTTGGTCGACCGGGTGCGCGCGTCGAGGCCCGCGTGGTAGGGCACCGCGGCGATCCCGTTGTCGCACAAGAACTGCGCGGTCTTCTCCACACTGGCGCGGGAGAGGCAGTAGACGATGCCGGTCTCACCGGCGTGCTCGGTGCGGATCAGGTCGAGCAACTGCTTGGTGGGGCTGGCCTTGGGCACGATCCGGTACTGGATGTTGGGCCGGTCGAAGCTGGCCACGAAGTGCTTGGCGTCGCCCAGGTTCAGCCGCTGCGCGATCTCGGTGTGCGTCGCCTTGGTCGCGGTGGCGGTCAGCGCGATGCGCGGCACGTCCGGCCACCGCTCGTGCAGCTCGGAGAGCCCGAGGTAGTCCGGCCGGAAGTCGTGGCCCCACTGGGACACGCAGTGCGCCTCGTCGATGGCGAACAGCGCGACCTTGCCCCGGTCGAGCAGGTGCACCGTCGAGTCCAGCCGCAGCCGCTCCGGGGCCAGGTACAGCAGGTCGAGTTCGCCGTCGAGGAAGGCCTTCTCCACCTCGCGGCGGCTGCTCTGGTCCTGCGTCGAGTTGAGGAACCCGGCCCGCACGCCCAGGTTGCGCAGGGCGTCCACCTGGTCCTGCATGAGCGCGATGAGCGGTGAGATCACCACGCCGACACCGGGCCGGACCAGCGCCGGGATCTGGTAGCACAGCGACTTGCCGCCACCGGTCGGCATCAGCACCAGCGCGTCGCCGCCGTCGGCGACGCGGGTGATGATGTCCTCCTGCTCGCCGCGGAAGGAGTCGTAGCCGAACACCCGGCGCAGCACCTCGGTCACCGCGTCGCGCGTGGCCGAACTCGGGACGGGGCTGGTTTCGAGCGGGGCACCGGACACGGCAGCGATAGTACGGGCTCGACGGATTTCGCCACGGCTCGGTGCGGAGTGCCTGTGGACAACTACCCTGGCGCCATGATGACCAGCGGGCCGCTGAGCCGATGAGCAACACCGAGACCGCGCCCGCGACGCTGTCGTGCACGCCGGATCCGGGCGGTCCCGACCTCGAGGTGCTGACCGCGCGCGAGGTGCCGCTCGGCGGACCGCGGGCGATGCGGGTCCGGCGCACGCTCCCGCAGCGGCACCGGTCGCTGATCGGCGCCTGGTGCTTCGTCGACCACTACGGCCCCGACCGGGTCGCCGACGCGGGCGGGATGGACGTCGCGCCGCACCCGCACACCGGGTTGCAGACGGTGAGCTGGCTGTTCTCAGGGGAGATCGAGCACCGCGACAGCCTCGGCACGCACGAGTTCGTCCGGCCGGGAGAGGTCAACCTGATGACCGGCGGCGCCGGGATCTGCCACTCGGAGGTCTCCACCGCCGCCACCGAGGTCCTGCACGGCGTGCAGCTGTGGGTGGCGCTGCCCGACGAGCACCGCCACGCCCCGCGCGCGTTCGAGCACTACGCGCCGGAACCGGTGGAGCTGGAGAACGCGGTGGTCCGGGTGTTCCTCGGGTCGTTGGCGGGCAGCAAGTCCCCGGTTGTCACCTTCACGCCGCTGCTGGGCGCGGAAGTGGTGGTAGCGCCTCGATCCAGGGTCACGCTGGAGGTGGACCCGGGCTTCGAGCACGGGGTTCTGCTCGACACCGGGCGCATCTGCGTGGCGCGGTCCCCGCTCGGCCCCTCGGACCTCGGCTACCTCGGGGTGGGGCGGACGGAGTTGGAGCTGACCAACCTCGGTGACGAACCGTCCCGGGTGCTGCTGCTCGGCGGTCCGCCGTTCGGTGAGCCGATCCTCATGTGGTGGAACTTCGTTGCCCGCACCCACGAGGAGATCGTCGCCTACCGCGAAGCCTGGCAGAACGAGTCCGAGCAGTTCGGCCGCGTGGCGGGTTTCACCGGGACCCCGGCGAGGTTGCCCGCTCCCCCGCTGCCGCCGGTGACCATCAAACCCCGGCGCAATCCCTAGCCGTCACACCAGGTCCGGATCCGGCGCGGACAGCCGCAGCACTCGCACGGCGTCCTCGAACCGGTGCGTCCCGTGCGCTCCCACCAGGGCCTCGGCCACGTCCCGCAACTTCCGGTTGGTCTCCTGCGAAGCCCCTGTCAGCGCGTCGAACGCCGCTTCGGGCCCGTAGCCGAAGTGGTGCATCAGCAACCCCTGCGCCTGCCCGATCGCCGTCCGCGTGGTCAGTGCCGTGCGGAGTTGCTCGACCAAGCGCGTGCTGTCCTCGTAGAGCGAGACGTTGTCGAAGACCACGCCCGCGTTCAAGGTCAGCAGCATGACCAGGTCGTAGGACAGGTCGTCGAAGGCGTTGGCGTCTTGGGAGAACAGGCTCAGCGCCGCCTGCCCGCGCTCGGCGGTCGGCACCGGCAGCGACAGGCAGCCGCGCCAGTCGGCCAGCAGCAGCTGGCTGGAGAACGTCGGCCACCGCTGGTCGACGGCGGCGTCGTCGAGGCGGCGGGGTTCGTGGTGGGTGAGGGTTTCGACGACCGGGCCCGGTTGGAGCAGGTCCACCGGGTGCGTCCCGACGGTCTCGAAGTCGCCGCGGTGCGTGCGGACGGTGAGGGTGGCGCGAGCGCAGCCGGGAACGGTGGCCGTGGCCCGGGCGGTGAAGCGGTCCAGGGCCGAGGTGATGTCGTCCCCGGCCACCAGCCTGGTCATCTCGGCCAATTCCTGGGCCAGGGTGACCGCACCGCTCACGCCAGCCACCCGGGGGTCGGGGCGTCGTGCTGCTCGCACCACTCGATGGACCCCACGGTCCACAGCAGGGCCAGCACCAGCACGTCGACCGGGTCGAACCTGGGGTCGTCCTGCATGGCCAGCGCCAGCTGCGATTCCAGGTCGTCCTGGTTGTCGTTGAGCCGCGCCAGCAGGGCCCTGACCAGCGCGCGCACCGGCGGGTCCAGGGTGTCGACGTCCACCTCGCCGCCGCTGTCGTCGCGCAGGTCGAGCACGAACGCCTTGTCGGGGCCGGACGACTCGGCCCGGCACAGCATCATGTCGGCGGTGGCGACCACCAGTTCGCGCAGCACGGCGACGAGGCGGTCGCGGTGGTCGTCGCCCGCGAGCACGTCGAGCGCGCCGGAACGGGTGCTCGGGTCGAGTTCGCCGCCTCTGGTGACGGCGACGAGCCTGCGGGCCACGCCGCGGGGATGCTCGGTCATCTCCACTGCCTCCTGGTCGCGGTTCGAGCTGTCCTGCCGAGGACTTACCCGGTCCGCCCCGGGATCAAGCGCCCGTCGACCGGGTGAAATGCGCCCGCACGACCGTGCCCTCCCCGGCGGAGTGGATGGTGACCAGGTCAGCGAGGGTCTGCACCAGCAACAACCCCCGACCGTGCGCCTGGTCGACCGGGGCGGGGCGCAGACCGGCCAGCGGGTCGGCGAGCTTGCCGCCGTCGCGCACCTGGAACACCAGTTCCCCGTCGGCGGACCACACGCTGAGGGTGGCTTCGCCGCCGCCGTGCTCGATGCTGTTGGTGACCAGTTCGGTGACCACCAGCGCCGCGTCCCCGACCCGCTGGTCGGACAACCCGTGCGCGCGGGCCTTGGTCGACACCAGCGCTCTCGCCTTGCCCAACTCGTTGACGCCGACCAGCAGGCTCTCCGCGCGCGGCGGTTCGACCACCACCTCACCGAGGCCCGCGAGCGCGGCGTCGGGGGCGTAGTCGGCGCTGGTCCGGAAACCACCGCGGTCGAGCACGCCGGGGTGGGTCGCCAAAGCGTCCGCGACCACCGCGTCATCGAGGACCGCCGCGTCGAACGGGCACAGCATCCGCAGCTCACGCCCGTCGAGCAGCCGGTTGGCCAGCGCCTCGTGCCGAAGGCAGGACGCGTACCGCGCCGACGACCGCCGCGGCCACACCACCTCGGTGACCACCCTGGCGGAGCGGTCGAGCACCGGGTGCAGCACGGCGGGCACGATCCGGCCGGGGTTGCCACCGACCTGGGCCATGTCCAGCCACCGGACCTCGGCGGCGAAACCCTCGGCGGCGCACTCGTCGCGCAGCAAGGCCAGGTTCGCCGCGGGCGCGGCGACGACCACCGCGTCACCAGCGGCGACACCGTCGCGCACGAACGGCAGGACGCCAGCCAGGTACTCCACGGCACCGCGGTAGAGCAGGGCGGTGTGCGCGGCGCCGATGGCCACGGGGCCCGCCCCCAGGCCCGTCACGCCATCCACCGTCGGGCCCCTTCCCACGTTCGTCACCACACGCGGGCGCCCTCGGGCACCGCGGTCGACCCGGTGGGTCAGTCTGGTGGTCATCAATCTACGCGTGCGCGGGACACCCGGCCCAACGCCCGAATCGCCGTCGGCGCGGCCGCCGGTCTGCGGCTACTGTCGTGGACCGACACGGAGAAAGGGCGCGGGAGTGGTCGAGCGGGCGGGTGGGCTGCGCGAGCTGATGACCGCGGTGGACTGGGCCACCACGCCGCTGGGGCCGCGGGACGGGTGGGACCCGCAACTGCGCGCGGTGGTGCGCACCATGTTGTCCTCGAGCCAGCAGATGGTGACCTTCTGGGGGCCGGACCGGGTCGCGCTCTACAACGACGCCTACGCCCCGACGATCGGCGACAAGCACCCGCGCGCGCTGGGCCGACCGGCGCGGGAGAACTGGGGCGAGCTGTGGGAGGTGCTCGACCCGCTGCTGGAGCAGGTGACGCGCACCGGTGAGTCGTTCTGGGCCAAGGACCACCCGTTCCCCATCGCGCGGCGGGGTTTCCTGGAGCAGACCTACTTCGACCTGTCCTACGACCCGGTGCTCACCGACGCGGACGGGACCGTCGGCGGCGTGCTGTGCCTGGTGACCGAGACGACCGGGCGGGTGCTGGGCGAGCGGCGGATGCGGACGCTGGGCGAGCTGGGCACGGCACTGGCCGGGGTGACCGACGTCGAGCGGATCAGTGAGGTCGCGGCGCGGGTGCTGGCGGGCAACCGCGAGGACCTGCCCGAGGTGTCGATCCTGGCGTTCGGCCACGACGACGGCGACCCGGTGCTGCGCGAGGTCGCCGAGACCGGTACCGCGGCCTGGCTGGCGCCGGAGCGGTTGGCGCTGCCGTTGTTGTGGGCCAGTTCCACCGCCGCGGTCATGGTGGTGCGGGTCAACCCGATGCTGGAGGTCGAAGGCGGATACCGGGATTTCCTGGACCTGGTGGCGGCGACCACTTCAGCGGTGCTGACCCGCGCGGTGGCCCAGGAGCAGGAGCGGCTGCGGGCCAGGGCGCTGGCGGAGCTGGACCGGGCGCGCACGGAGTTGTTCGCCAACATCAGCCACGAGTTGCGCACCCCGTTGACGTTGATCTCCGGACCGGCCGAGGACGCCTTGGCCGATGTGGACGACCCACCGCCGCCCCGGCAGCGCGACCGGCTGGAGCTGATCCGGCGCAACGCCGCCCGGTTGCGCCGGATGGTCGACAACATCCTCGACTTCACCCGCATCGAGAGCGGCGCGCTGCGGGCGGAGCGGGTCGGCACGGACCTGAGCGCGTTCACCAAGGCCATCGCCCGGTCCTTCGAGCCAGCGGTGGAGCGAGCCGGGTTGGAACTGCGGCTGGACTGCCCGCCGGTGTCGCGCGAGGTCTTCCTCGACCGGGAGATGTGGCAGCGGATCCTGCTGAACCTGCTGTCGAACGCGGTGAAGTACACCCTGTCCGGCCGCATCACCGTGGCGATCACCGCGACCCCCGAGCGGGTCGAGATCTCGGTGTCCGACACCGGGTTGGGCATCCCGGCAGACCAACTCCCGCTGGTGTTCCGCCGGTTCCACCGCGTGCGCGGCGCGGGCGGGCGCAGCCACGAGGGCACCGGGATCGGCTTGGCGCTGGTGCGGCAGC
It includes:
- a CDS encoding pirin family protein, whose translation is MSNTETAPATLSCTPDPGGPDLEVLTAREVPLGGPRAMRVRRTLPQRHRSLIGAWCFVDHYGPDRVADAGGMDVAPHPHTGLQTVSWLFSGEIEHRDSLGTHEFVRPGEVNLMTGGAGICHSEVSTAATEVLHGVQLWVALPDEHRHAPRAFEHYAPEPVELENAVVRVFLGSLAGSKSPVVTFTPLLGAEVVVAPRSRVTLEVDPGFEHGVLLDTGRICVARSPLGPSDLGYLGVGRTELELTNLGDEPSRVLLLGGPPFGEPILMWWNFVARTHEEIVAYREAWQNESEQFGRVAGFTGTPARLPAPPLPPVTIKPRRNP
- a CDS encoding ANTAR domain-containing protein — its product is MSGAVTLAQELAEMTRLVAGDDITSALDRFTARATATVPGCARATLTVRTHRGDFETVGTHPVDLLQPGPVVETLTHHEPRRLDDAAVDQRWPTFSSQLLLADWRGCLSLPVPTAERGQAALSLFSQDANAFDDLSYDLVMLLTLNAGVVFDNVSLYEDSTRLVEQLRTALTTRTAIGQAQGLLMHHFGYGPEAAFDALTGASQETNRKLRDVAEALVGAHGTHRFEDAVRVLRLSAPDPDLV
- a CDS encoding sensor histidine kinase, giving the protein MTGLGAGPVAIGAAHTALLYRGAVEYLAGVLPFVRDGVAAGDAVVVAAPAANLALLRDECAAEGFAAEVRWLDMAQVGGNPGRIVPAVLHPVLDRSARVVTEVVWPRRSSARYASCLRHEALANRLLDGRELRMLCPFDAAVLDDAVVADALATHPGVLDRGGFRTSADYAPDAALAGLGEVVVEPPRAESLLVGVNELGKARALVSTKARAHGLSDQRVGDAALVVTELVTNSIEHGGGEATLSVWSADGELVFQVRDGGKLADPLAGLRPAPVDQAHGRGLLLVQTLADLVTIHSAGEGTVVRAHFTRSTGA